From one Streptomyces chromofuscus genomic stretch:
- a CDS encoding MFS transporter, with product MPELSPRRRLLVLAICCMSLLIVSLDNTILNVALPSMQKDLGATTSGLQWTIDAYTLVLASLLMLAGSTADRIGRKRVFMAGLIVFTIGSALCSVAPDLDTLVVFRMVQAVGGSMLNPVAMSIITNTFTDPRERARAIGAWGAVVGISMAAGPLVGGLLVEAVSWRAIFWVNLPVGAAALLLTLRYVPESRAPRARRPDPVGQGLVIALFGSLTYAIIEAPNAGGATVLPFAAVAVAALLGLLAYEPRRAEPLIDLRFFRSAPFSGATVIAVSAFAALGGFLFLSTLYLQNVRGLDALHAGLWMLPMAVPTFLCAPLAGRLVGSRGPRVPLLVAGLAMTAGTVLFAGFRAETSDVTLFVGYVLFGVGFGFVNAPITNTAVSGMPRAQAGVAAAVASTSRQLGQTLGVAVVGAVLAAGIGTSSYREAFVPAARPGWWVLVVCGTSVLVFGLLTSGRWARRTAARTAERLASDEVREVVRVGERA from the coding sequence ATGCCCGAGCTCAGCCCCCGCCGACGCCTGCTGGTCCTCGCGATCTGCTGCATGAGCCTGCTGATCGTCAGCCTCGACAACACGATCCTGAACGTCGCCCTGCCCTCGATGCAGAAGGACCTGGGCGCCACCACCTCGGGACTCCAGTGGACGATCGACGCCTACACCCTCGTCCTCGCGTCCCTGCTGATGCTCGCGGGCTCCACGGCCGACCGGATCGGCCGCAAGCGGGTCTTCATGGCGGGCCTGATCGTCTTCACCATCGGCTCGGCGCTGTGCTCGGTCGCGCCGGACCTGGACACCCTGGTGGTCTTCCGCATGGTGCAGGCGGTGGGCGGCTCGATGCTGAACCCGGTCGCCATGTCGATCATCACCAACACCTTCACCGACCCGCGTGAGCGCGCCCGCGCGATCGGTGCGTGGGGCGCGGTGGTCGGCATCTCGATGGCCGCGGGCCCGCTGGTGGGCGGCCTGCTGGTCGAGGCGGTGAGCTGGCGCGCGATCTTCTGGGTCAACCTCCCGGTGGGGGCCGCCGCCCTGCTGCTGACGCTGCGGTACGTCCCGGAGTCCCGCGCGCCGAGGGCCCGTCGCCCAGACCCGGTCGGCCAGGGCCTGGTGATCGCCCTCTTCGGCTCCCTGACGTACGCGATCATCGAGGCGCCGAACGCCGGGGGCGCGACGGTGCTGCCGTTCGCGGCGGTGGCCGTGGCCGCGCTGCTGGGTCTCCTCGCCTACGAGCCGCGCCGGGCGGAGCCGTTGATCGACCTGCGCTTCTTCCGTTCGGCGCCCTTCAGCGGGGCGACGGTGATCGCGGTCAGCGCGTTCGCGGCGCTGGGCGGGTTCCTGTTCCTGTCGACGCTGTACCTCCAGAACGTCCGTGGGCTGGACGCGTTGCACGCCGGGCTGTGGATGCTGCCGATGGCGGTGCCGACGTTCCTGTGCGCGCCGCTGGCCGGGAGGCTGGTGGGCAGCCGGGGGCCTCGGGTGCCGCTCCTGGTCGCGGGGCTGGCGATGACGGCCGGCACGGTGCTGTTCGCGGGGTTCCGGGCCGAGACCTCCGACGTCACGCTGTTCGTCGGGTACGTGCTGTTCGGTGTGGGCTTCGGCTTCGTGAACGCGCCGATCACCAACACCGCGGTGTCCGGCATGCCGCGGGCGCAGGCGGGCGTGGCGGCGGCGGTCGCCTCCACCAGCCGGCAACTGGGGCAGACCCTGGGCGTGGCGGTCGTCGGGGCGGTGCTGGCCGCAGGGATCGGAACGTCGTCGTACCGGGAGGCGTTCGTCCCGGCCGCCCGGCCGGGCTGGTGGGTCCTCGTCGTGTGCGGGACGTCCGTGCTGGTTTTCGGCCTGCTGACCAGCGGGCGATGGGCCCGGCGGACCGCCGCGCGGACGGCCGAGCGGTTGGCGTCGGACGAGGTGCGCGAGGTCGTGCGGGTCGGGGAGCGCGCCTAG
- a CDS encoding TetR family transcriptional regulator → MSPTSETLTTERILETTEEVLRRHGPAKATVVDVARALGVSHGSVYRHFRTKAALREAVTKRWLDRTSAALAGIVAEDRDPQARLRDWLRGLFDAKRRKAGDDPELFATYMVLTGESGAAVPEHIADLVAQLTRIVEAGVAAGTFATADAEGTARAVFHATGRFHDPCYAAEWTRPGVEEDFAALVDLVVRGLRA, encoded by the coding sequence ATGTCCCCGACCAGCGAGACCCTGACCACCGAGCGCATCCTCGAGACGACCGAGGAGGTGCTGCGCCGTCACGGCCCGGCCAAGGCCACCGTGGTCGACGTGGCCCGCGCGCTCGGCGTCAGCCACGGCAGCGTCTACCGGCACTTCCGCACCAAGGCCGCCCTTCGGGAGGCCGTCACCAAGCGGTGGCTGGACCGCACGTCCGCGGCGCTGGCCGGGATCGTCGCCGAGGACCGGGACCCGCAGGCGCGCCTGCGGGACTGGCTGCGGGGGCTGTTCGACGCCAAGCGTCGCAAGGCGGGCGACGATCCGGAGCTGTTCGCCACGTACATGGTGCTCACCGGCGAGAGCGGTGCGGCGGTGCCGGAGCACATAGCCGACCTCGTCGCCCAGCTGACCCGGATCGTCGAGGCGGGGGTGGCGGCGGGCACCTTTGCCACCGCCGACGCCGAGGGCACGGCGCGCGCGGTGTTCCACGCCACCGGGCGCTTCCACGACCCCTGTTACGCCGCGGAGTGGACGCGGCCGGGGGTGGAGGAGGACTTCGCGGCGCTGGTGGACCTGGTGGTGCGCGGGCTGCGGGCCTGA
- a CDS encoding aldo/keto reductase translates to MTMQTRTLGTTGPQVSALGLGCMGMSAVYGDADRAESVATIHAALEAGVTLLDTGDFYGMGHNEMLIGEALRAAPAARREQALLSVKFGALRDPDGGWTGYDGRPAAVKNFAAYSLGRLGVDHIDVYRLSRLDPAVPIEETVGAMAELVEKGHVRHIGLSEVGAETIRRAAATAPICDLQIEYSLISRGIETEILPTARELGIGVTAYGVLSRGLISGHFTADRQLAANDFRALSPRFQGENLRHNLNLVEALRKVAEEKGVSVAQIAIAWVLSRGEDIVPLVGARRRDRLTEALGALDVRLDEADLRAIEEAVPADAAAGDRYPTQQMAHLDSER, encoded by the coding sequence ATGACGATGCAGACACGCACCCTTGGAACCACCGGCCCCCAGGTCTCCGCCCTCGGCCTCGGCTGCATGGGCATGTCCGCCGTGTACGGCGACGCGGACCGGGCCGAGTCCGTCGCCACCATCCACGCGGCCCTGGAAGCCGGCGTCACCCTGCTCGACACCGGCGACTTCTACGGCATGGGCCACAACGAGATGCTGATCGGCGAAGCCCTGCGCGCCGCGCCCGCCGCCCGGCGGGAACAGGCGCTGCTCAGCGTGAAGTTCGGCGCCCTGCGCGACCCGGACGGCGGCTGGACGGGCTACGACGGCCGCCCGGCCGCCGTGAAGAACTTCGCCGCCTACTCCCTCGGGCGCCTCGGCGTCGACCACATCGACGTCTACCGGCTCTCCCGCCTCGACCCGGCCGTGCCGATCGAGGAGACGGTCGGCGCGATGGCGGAACTGGTCGAGAAGGGGCACGTCCGGCACATCGGCCTCAGCGAGGTCGGCGCCGAGACGATCCGCCGGGCCGCCGCCACCGCCCCGATCTGCGACCTCCAGATCGAGTACTCGCTGATCTCGCGCGGCATCGAGACGGAGATCCTGCCGACCGCCCGTGAGCTGGGCATCGGCGTCACCGCCTACGGCGTCCTGTCGCGCGGGCTGATCTCCGGCCACTTCACGGCCGACCGGCAGCTCGCCGCGAACGACTTCCGCGCGCTGTCGCCCCGCTTCCAGGGCGAGAACCTCCGGCACAACCTGAACCTGGTGGAGGCCCTGCGGAAGGTCGCCGAGGAGAAGGGCGTGAGCGTCGCGCAGATCGCCATCGCCTGGGTGCTCTCACGCGGCGAGGACATCGTGCCGCTGGTCGGCGCCCGCCGCCGGGACCGGCTGACCGAGGCGCTGGGCGCGCTGGACGTGCGGCTGGACGAGGCCGACCTGCGGGCGATCGAGGAGGCCGTGCCCGCGGACGCGGCCGCCGGCGACCGCTACCCGACGCAGCAGATGGCGCACCTCGACAGCGAACGCTGA
- a CDS encoding glycine--tRNA ligase, translated as MAADKIDTIVSLSKRRGFVFPCSEIYGGQKAAWDYGPLGVELKENLKRQWWRYMVTSREDVVGIDSSVILAPEVWVASGHVATFTDPLTECTSCHKRFRADHLEEAYEEKKGRAPENGLADINCPNCGTKGQFTEPKQFSGLLSTHLGPTQDSGSVAYLRPETAQGIFTNFAQVQTTSRRKPPFGIAQMGKSFRNEITPGNFIFRTREFEQMEMEFFVKPGEDEQWQEYWMQQRWNWYTGLGLREENMRWYEHPKEKLSHYSKRTADIEYRFQFGGSEWGELEGVANRTDYDLSAHSKASGQDLSYFDQEAGERWTPYVIEPAAGVGRAMLAFLLDAYVEDEAPNAKGKMEKRTVLRLDHRLAPVKVAVLPLSRNPELSPKAKGLAQALRQNWNIEFDDAGAIGRRYRRQDEIGTPYCVTVDFDTLEDNAVTVRERDTMKQERVSLDQIEGYLAGRLVGC; from the coding sequence GTGGCCGCCGACAAGATCGACACCATCGTCAGCCTGAGCAAGCGCCGTGGCTTCGTTTTCCCTTGTAGTGAGATCTACGGCGGCCAGAAGGCCGCCTGGGACTACGGGCCCCTGGGTGTCGAGCTCAAGGAGAACCTCAAGCGTCAGTGGTGGCGCTACATGGTGACGTCGCGCGAGGACGTCGTCGGTATCGACTCGTCCGTCATCCTGGCCCCCGAGGTCTGGGTCGCCTCCGGTCACGTCGCCACCTTCACCGACCCGCTCACCGAGTGCACCTCCTGCCACAAGCGGTTCCGCGCGGACCACCTGGAGGAGGCGTACGAGGAGAAGAAGGGCCGCGCCCCGGAGAACGGCCTCGCCGACATCAACTGCCCGAACTGCGGCACCAAGGGCCAGTTCACCGAGCCCAAGCAGTTCTCGGGTCTGCTGTCCACGCACCTCGGCCCGACGCAGGACAGCGGCTCCGTCGCCTACCTGCGCCCCGAGACCGCGCAGGGCATCTTCACCAACTTCGCCCAGGTCCAGACCACCTCGCGCCGCAAGCCGCCGTTCGGCATCGCCCAGATGGGCAAGTCGTTCCGCAACGAGATCACGCCGGGCAACTTCATCTTCCGCACCCGCGAGTTCGAGCAGATGGAGATGGAGTTCTTCGTCAAGCCGGGCGAGGACGAGCAGTGGCAGGAGTACTGGATGCAGCAGCGCTGGAACTGGTACACCGGCCTGGGCCTGCGCGAGGAGAACATGCGGTGGTACGAGCACCCGAAGGAGAAGCTCTCCCACTACTCCAAGCGCACCGCCGACATCGAGTACCGCTTCCAGTTCGGCGGCAGCGAGTGGGGTGAGCTGGAGGGCGTCGCCAACCGCACCGACTACGACCTGTCGGCCCACTCCAAGGCCTCCGGCCAGGACCTCTCGTACTTCGACCAGGAGGCCGGCGAGCGCTGGACGCCGTACGTCATCGAGCCCGCGGCCGGTGTCGGCCGCGCGATGCTGGCGTTCCTGCTCGACGCCTACGTCGAGGACGAGGCGCCCAACGCCAAGGGCAAGATGGAGAAGCGCACCGTGCTGCGCCTGGACCACCGCCTGGCCCCGGTGAAGGTCGCGGTGCTGCCGCTGTCCCGCAACCCCGAGCTGTCCCCGAAGGCCAAGGGCCTCGCCCAGGCGCTCCGCCAGAACTGGAACATCGAGTTCGACGACGCCGGCGCGATCGGCCGCCGCTACCGCCGCCAGGACGAGATCGGCACGCCGTACTGCGTGACGGTCGACTTCGACACCCTGGAGGACAACGCGGTGACCGTGCGCGAGCGCGACACCATGAAGCAGGAGCGGGTGTCCCTGGACCAGATCGAGGGCTACCTGGCCGGGCGCCTGGTCGGCTGCTAG
- a CDS encoding metal ABC transporter solute-binding protein, Zn/Mn family: MNIRRRLIPAAALAALSLTAVSACSSGGASAENAGTTDKFDVVASFYPMQFLAEQIGGDHVNVTTLTEPGQEPHDLEISARQTAQLQEADAILYLKSLQPAVDEAVTQSQVKTKVDATTLTSLEEHGTEVGGHAEEHAEEDGHGHEEEGGLDPHVWLDPVKYAEIAEGVGEAFEKADPDHAADYRKNTAALIKKLDTLDTEFTDGLRNTRTKVFITTHAAFGYLAERYGLTEEAISGLDPESEPSGARVKELAEIAGADGVTTVFYETLVSDKTARTIAQDANLETDVLDPVEGITDKSRGDDYIQVMRANLKALQTALEAK; encoded by the coding sequence ATGAACATACGACGACGCCTCATACCCGCGGCAGCACTGGCCGCCCTCAGCCTCACTGCCGTCTCCGCCTGCTCCAGCGGCGGCGCGAGCGCGGAGAACGCGGGTACCACGGACAAGTTCGACGTCGTCGCCTCGTTCTACCCGATGCAGTTCCTGGCCGAGCAGATCGGCGGGGACCACGTGAACGTCACCACCCTGACCGAGCCGGGTCAGGAGCCGCACGACCTGGAGATCAGCGCCCGGCAGACCGCGCAGCTCCAGGAGGCGGACGCCATCCTCTACCTCAAGAGCCTCCAGCCCGCCGTCGACGAGGCCGTCACCCAGTCCCAGGTGAAGACCAAGGTCGACGCGACGACGCTCACCTCTCTCGAGGAGCACGGCACCGAGGTCGGCGGCCACGCCGAGGAGCACGCCGAGGAGGACGGTCACGGCCACGAGGAGGAGGGCGGCCTCGACCCCCACGTCTGGCTGGACCCGGTGAAGTACGCGGAGATCGCCGAGGGCGTCGGCGAGGCCTTCGAGAAGGCCGACCCCGACCACGCCGCGGACTACCGGAAGAACACCGCGGCCCTGATCAAGAAGCTCGACACCCTCGACACCGAGTTCACGGACGGCCTGCGGAACACCCGGACCAAGGTCTTCATCACCACGCACGCCGCCTTCGGCTACCTCGCCGAGCGCTACGGCCTCACCGAGGAGGCCATCAGCGGCCTGGACCCGGAGTCCGAGCCCAGCGGGGCCCGCGTGAAGGAGCTCGCCGAGATCGCCGGGGCCGACGGCGTGACCACGGTCTTCTACGAGACACTGGTGTCCGACAAGACCGCCAGGACCATCGCCCAGGACGCGAACCTGGAGACGGACGTCCTCGACCCGGTCGAGGGCATCACCGACAAGTCCCGGGGCGACGACTACATCCAGGTCATGCGGGCCAACCTCAAGGCGCTGCAGACGGCCCTGGAAGCCAAGTGA
- a CDS encoding metal ABC transporter ATP-binding protein has product MGATGESVISMRGVRADLGSRPVLRGIDLTVRRGEVVALLGANGSGKSTAVRSVIGQVPVGAGQIELFGTPRDRFRDWARVGYVPQRTTAAGGVPATVTEVVSSGRLARARFGLLRKADHEAVRRALELVGMADRARDSVGALSGGQHQRVLIARALACEPELLIMDEPMAGVDLTSQEVLARTLRDQVASGTTVLLVLHELGPLEPLIDRAVVLRDGCVLHDGPPPKAVGQHALPGHDHVHPHAAHDAEPIRTGLLS; this is encoded by the coding sequence ATGGGCGCCACGGGAGAGTCCGTCATATCCATGCGCGGTGTCCGCGCCGACCTGGGCTCGCGGCCCGTGCTGCGCGGCATCGACCTCACCGTGCGCCGCGGCGAGGTCGTCGCGCTGCTCGGCGCGAACGGCTCGGGCAAGTCGACGGCGGTGCGCAGCGTCATCGGGCAGGTGCCGGTCGGCGCCGGGCAGATCGAGCTGTTCGGGACGCCGCGGGACCGGTTCCGCGACTGGGCGCGGGTGGGATACGTCCCGCAGCGCACCACCGCCGCGGGCGGGGTGCCCGCCACGGTGACCGAGGTGGTCTCCTCCGGGCGGCTCGCCAGGGCCCGCTTCGGGCTGCTGCGCAAGGCGGACCACGAGGCGGTACGCCGGGCCCTGGAGCTGGTCGGCATGGCCGACCGGGCCAGGGACTCCGTGGGCGCCCTCTCCGGAGGCCAGCACCAGCGGGTGCTGATCGCCCGGGCCCTCGCCTGCGAACCCGAGCTGCTGATCATGGACGAGCCGATGGCGGGCGTCGACCTGACCAGCCAGGAGGTGCTCGCGCGGACCCTCAGGGACCAGGTCGCCTCCGGTACGACGGTCCTGCTCGTCCTGCACGAACTGGGCCCGCTGGAGCCGCTGATCGACCGGGCGGTCGTGCTGCGCGACGGCTGCGTGCTGCACGACGGCCCGCCGCCGAAGGCGGTCGGCCAGCACGCGCTGCCCGGCCACGACCACGTCCACCCCCACGCGGCGCACGACGCCGAACCGATCCGCACGGGACTGCTCAGCTGA
- a CDS encoding metal ABC transporter permease yields MEFLDYAFMQRALLAAVLVGITAPAIGIYLVQRRQALMGDGIGHVAMTGVGLGFLLSWSPVWMATLVSVLGAVLMELIRWFGRTRGDIALAMLFYGGMAGGVMFINLAPTGSNANLTSYLFGSLSTVSASDVTAICLLAAFVVLVTVGLRRQLFAVSQDEEFARVTGLPVRALNLLTAITAAVTVTVAMRVVGLLLVSALMVVPVAAAQQLTRSFAATFAIAVAIGVAVTLGGTVTSYYQDVPPGATIVLLTIGAFVVLTALAAPLARRRARALAAAQPAGDPAECAIPATRGADDEIGV; encoded by the coding sequence ATGGAATTCCTCGACTACGCCTTCATGCAGCGGGCCCTGCTCGCCGCGGTCCTGGTCGGCATCACGGCCCCCGCGATCGGCATCTACCTCGTGCAGCGCCGCCAGGCCCTGATGGGCGACGGCATCGGCCATGTCGCCATGACCGGCGTCGGCCTGGGTTTCCTGCTCTCCTGGTCGCCGGTGTGGATGGCGACGCTGGTGTCCGTCCTGGGCGCGGTGCTCATGGAGCTGATCCGCTGGTTCGGCCGGACCCGCGGCGACATCGCCCTCGCGATGCTCTTCTACGGCGGCATGGCCGGCGGCGTGATGTTCATCAACCTCGCGCCGACCGGCTCCAACGCGAACCTCACGTCGTACCTCTTCGGCTCCCTGTCGACGGTCAGCGCGTCGGACGTGACCGCGATCTGCCTGCTCGCGGCCTTCGTGGTCCTGGTCACCGTCGGGCTGCGCCGGCAGCTGTTCGCGGTCAGCCAGGACGAGGAGTTCGCGCGGGTGACGGGGCTTCCGGTGCGGGCGCTGAACCTGCTGACGGCGATCACCGCGGCCGTCACGGTCACCGTGGCGATGCGGGTGGTCGGCCTGCTGCTGGTGTCCGCGCTGATGGTGGTGCCGGTGGCCGCCGCCCAGCAGCTCACGCGCAGCTTCGCGGCGACGTTCGCGATCGCGGTCGCCATCGGCGTGGCCGTCACCCTCGGCGGCACGGTCACCTCGTACTACCAGGACGTTCCGCCCGGCGCGACCATCGTGCTGCTGACCATCGGCGCGTTCGTCGTGCTGACCGCGCTGGCGGCTCCGCTGGCCCGGCGGCGCGCGCGGGCCCTGGCCGCGGCGCAGCCCGCGGGGGACCCGGCGGAGTGCGCGATTCCGGCCACGCGGGGCGCCGACGACGAGATCGGCGTCTGA
- a CDS encoding Fur family transcriptional regulator, with translation MTTAGPPVKGRATRQRAAVAAALEEVEEFRSAQELHDMLKHKGDAVGLTTVYRTLQSLADAGEVDVLRTADGESVYRRCSTGEHHHHLVCRGCGKAVEVEGPAVETWAEAIASEHGFVNVAHTVEIFGTCADCAAACGA, from the coding sequence GTGACCACCGCTGGACCGCCCGTGAAGGGCCGCGCCACCCGGCAGCGTGCCGCCGTGGCGGCAGCCCTGGAAGAGGTCGAGGAGTTCCGCAGCGCGCAGGAACTGCACGACATGCTCAAGCACAAGGGCGACGCCGTCGGGCTCACCACGGTCTACCGCACCCTCCAGTCCCTCGCCGACGCCGGTGAGGTCGACGTCCTGCGCACCGCCGACGGCGAGTCCGTCTACCGCCGCTGCTCCACCGGCGAGCACCACCATCACCTCGTCTGCCGTGGCTGCGGCAAGGCGGTCGAGGTGGAGGGCCCTGCGGTCGAGACGTGGGCGGAGGCCATCGCCTCCGAGCACGGCTTCGTCAACGTGGCGCACACGGTGGAGATCTTCGGCACCTGCGCGGACTGCGCGGCTGCCTGCGGCGCCTGA
- a CDS encoding YcxB family protein: protein MVMDMGRDPVTHDEVELAYRPTRGDLRAGVGVRERVRHLHLLRWALTAVFLALAAQSAVSTKGSALSFVLAVFCAAVIWAMPHAQAHHALRTVSWQGEYRATVTDDGIRTETRYVTLEQRWSVFRGHRETRDHFVLLSRDPNILLVEVLPKRGLRAEADADRLRALLARRLPVV from the coding sequence ATGGTCATGGACATGGGGCGGGATCCCGTCACGCACGACGAGGTGGAACTGGCGTACCGGCCGACCCGGGGCGATCTGCGCGCCGGTGTCGGGGTACGGGAGCGGGTCCGGCACCTGCACCTGCTCCGCTGGGCCCTGACCGCGGTCTTCCTCGCCCTCGCCGCCCAGAGCGCCGTCTCCACGAAGGGCTCGGCGCTCTCCTTCGTCCTCGCCGTCTTCTGCGCCGCCGTCATCTGGGCGATGCCGCACGCGCAGGCCCACCACGCGCTGCGCACGGTCTCCTGGCAGGGCGAGTACCGCGCCACCGTCACCGACGACGGGATCAGGACCGAAACCCGGTATGTGACGCTCGAACAGCGCTGGTCGGTGTTCCGCGGCCACCGCGAGACCCGCGACCACTTCGTGCTGCTCAGCCGCGACCCGAACATCCTGCTCGTCGAGGTGCTGCCCAAGCGCGGGCTGCGCGCCGAGGCCGACGCGGACCGGCTGCGCGCGCTGCTGGCCCGGCGTCTGCCCGTCGTATGA
- a CDS encoding isoprenyl transferase yields MAVRGFLGRQRREYKTPEPHPSGARAPKLPGELVPRHVAIVMDGNGRWAKERGLPRTEGHKVGAERVLDVLQGAIEMGVGAISLYAFSTENWKRSPDEVRFLMNFNRDFIRKTRDQLDELGVRVRWVGRMPKLWKSVAKELQVAQEQTKGNDRLTLYFCMNYGGRAEIADAALALAQDVKAGRLDPSKVTEKTFANYLYYPDMPDVDMFLRPSGEQRTSNYLLWQSAYAEMVFQDVLWPDFDRRDLWRACVEYASRDRRFGGAIPNEELLAMEGKQES; encoded by the coding sequence ATGGCCGTACGCGGGTTCCTGGGGCGCCAGCGGCGCGAGTACAAGACGCCGGAGCCGCACCCGTCCGGTGCCCGCGCGCCGAAGCTGCCGGGGGAGCTGGTCCCCCGCCACGTGGCGATCGTCATGGACGGCAACGGACGCTGGGCCAAGGAGCGCGGGCTGCCGCGCACCGAGGGGCACAAGGTCGGCGCCGAGCGGGTGCTGGACGTGCTCCAGGGCGCGATCGAGATGGGCGTCGGGGCGATCTCGCTGTACGCCTTCTCCACCGAGAACTGGAAGCGGTCGCCGGACGAGGTGCGCTTCCTGATGAACTTCAACCGCGACTTCATCCGCAAGACCCGCGACCAGCTCGACGAACTCGGCGTGCGGGTGCGCTGGGTGGGCCGGATGCCCAAGCTGTGGAAGTCGGTCGCCAAGGAGCTCCAGGTCGCGCAGGAGCAGACCAAGGGCAACGACCGGCTGACCCTGTACTTCTGCATGAACTACGGCGGCCGCGCCGAGATCGCCGACGCGGCCCTGGCGCTGGCGCAGGACGTGAAGGCCGGGCGCCTGGATCCGTCGAAGGTCACCGAGAAGACCTTCGCGAACTACCTCTACTACCCGGACATGCCGGACGTCGACATGTTCCTGCGCCCCAGCGGCGAGCAGCGCACCTCCAACTACCTGCTCTGGCAGAGCGCCTACGCCGAGATGGTCTTCCAGGACGTGCTGTGGCCGGACTTCGACCGCCGCGACCTGTGGCGGGCCTGCGTGGAGTACGCGTCCCGGGACCGCCGCTTCGGCGGCGCCATCCCGAACGAGGAACTGCTGGCCATGGAGGGCAAGCAGGAAAGCTGA
- the recO gene encoding DNA repair protein RecO, with translation MSLFRDDGVVLRTQKLGEADRIITLLTRGHGRVRAVARGVRRTKSKFGARLEPFSHVDVQFFARGSELVGRGLPLCTQSETIAPYGGGIVTDYARYTAGTAMLETAERFTDHEGEPAVQQYLLLVGALRTLARGEHAPHLVLDAFLLRSLAVNGYAPSFSDCVKCGLPGPNRFFSVSSGGSVCGDCRVPGSVVPSPRTLELLGALLTGDWETADACEPRYVREGSGLVSAYLHWHLERGLRSLRYVEK, from the coding sequence ATGAGCCTGTTCCGGGACGACGGCGTCGTCCTGCGCACCCAGAAGCTGGGTGAGGCCGACCGGATCATCACGCTGCTCACGCGGGGGCACGGGCGGGTGCGGGCGGTGGCGCGCGGCGTGCGGCGGACGAAGTCCAAGTTCGGGGCCCGGCTGGAGCCGTTCTCCCACGTCGACGTGCAGTTCTTCGCGCGCGGCAGTGAGCTGGTGGGCCGCGGGCTGCCGCTGTGCACGCAGAGCGAGACCATCGCGCCGTACGGCGGCGGCATCGTCACCGACTACGCGCGGTACACCGCCGGGACGGCGATGCTGGAGACGGCGGAGCGGTTCACGGACCACGAGGGCGAGCCGGCCGTGCAGCAGTACCTGCTGCTGGTCGGCGCCCTGCGCACCCTCGCCCGCGGCGAGCACGCCCCGCACCTCGTCCTCGACGCCTTCCTGCTGCGCTCCCTCGCCGTCAACGGCTACGCGCCCAGCTTCAGCGACTGCGTGAAGTGCGGTCTGCCCGGCCCGAACCGGTTCTTCTCGGTGTCGTCCGGCGGCTCGGTCTGCGGGGACTGCCGGGTGCCGGGGAGCGTCGTCCCCTCGCCCCGGACCCTGGAACTCCTCGGGGCGCTGCTTACGGGAGACTGGGAGACCGCGGACGCGTGCGAGCCGCGGTACGTGCGGGAGGGCAGCGGGCTGGTGTCCGCGTATCTGCACTGGCACCTGGAGCGCGGGCTGCGCTCACTTCGGTACGTCGAGAAGTAA
- a CDS encoding VOC family protein: MEWTLEVIAVPVADLDRAKAFYEDRCGFHTDIDAAYFAGGRFVQLTPPGSRCSIVLESGLPDSPGRSRMVPGSFQGLQLCVTDIEAARAELVGRGVEVTPVLHVDASGWAEGRGEEKWNSFLFFQDPDGNGWTVQEAPAPLSER; the protein is encoded by the coding sequence ATGGAATGGACCCTGGAGGTGATCGCCGTGCCGGTCGCCGACCTGGACCGGGCCAAGGCCTTCTACGAGGACCGGTGCGGTTTCCACACCGACATCGACGCGGCGTACTTCGCGGGCGGCCGCTTCGTCCAGCTCACCCCGCCCGGCTCGCGCTGCTCCATCGTGCTGGAGTCCGGCCTGCCGGACTCGCCGGGCCGGTCCCGGATGGTCCCCGGCTCCTTCCAGGGCCTGCAGCTGTGTGTCACGGACATCGAGGCGGCCCGCGCCGAGCTGGTCGGTCGCGGGGTCGAGGTCACCCCCGTCCTGCACGTCGACGCGTCCGGCTGGGCGGAGGGCCGGGGCGAGGAGAAGTGGAACTCCTTCCTCTTCTTCCAGGACCCCGACGGCAACGGCTGGACGGTCCAGGAGGCCCCGGCGCCCCTGTCCGAACGCTGA
- a CDS encoding protein-tyrosine phosphatase family protein, which translates to MATIDGWDEQGPGVLRLPSGRLVRGRGLRRPLDAAAPAPSYGVYLLGRPPEAFPWEFRWIPWPDFRLPKDRADARAALTEAWERAAEEPVEIACGGGRGRTGTALACLAVLDGVPPREAVTYVRARYDRRAVETPWQHRYVRGFGVG; encoded by the coding sequence ATGGCGACGATCGACGGATGGGACGAGCAGGGGCCGGGCGTGCTCCGGCTGCCGTCGGGCCGTCTGGTCCGCGGCCGGGGCCTGCGCCGCCCCCTGGACGCGGCGGCGCCCGCCCCGTCGTACGGCGTCTACCTCCTGGGCAGGCCGCCCGAGGCCTTCCCCTGGGAGTTCCGCTGGATCCCATGGCCCGACTTCCGCCTCCCGAAGGACCGGGCCGACGCCCGGGCGGCGCTGACCGAGGCCTGGGAGCGGGCCGCCGAGGAACCGGTGGAGATCGCGTGCGGGGGAGGGCGCGGACGGACGGGGACGGCGCTGGCCTGCCTCGCGGTCCTGGACGGCGTTCCGCCGCGGGAGGCCGTGACGTACGTCCGGGCGCGCTATGACCGGCGGGCGGTCGAGACACCGTGGCAGCACCGGTACGTCCGCGGGTTCGGCGTCGGGTGA